Proteins co-encoded in one Medicago truncatula cultivar Jemalong A17 chromosome 8, MtrunA17r5.0-ANR, whole genome shotgun sequence genomic window:
- the LOC25500415 gene encoding serine/threonine protein phosphatase 2A 55 kDa regulatory subunit B beta isoform isoform X1, which produces MSGGDEVVVAPEEPVQPLEWKFSQVFGERAAGEEVQEVDIISAIEFDKSGDHLATGDRGGRVVLFERTDSKDQHGSRSDLERMDYSVNRHPEFRYKTEFQSHEPEFDYLKSLEIEEKINKIKWCQTANGAVFLLSTNDKTIKFWKVQEKKVKKISDMNIDSSKATGNGSIASSSNSSSSKPHLANGGPSDKSYSYLSNDFSFPPGGLPSLKLPSVVVSHETSLLARCRRVYAHAHDYHINSISNNSDGETFISADDLRINLWNLEISSQSFNIVDVKPANMEDLTEVITSAEFHPTHCNTLAYSSSKGSIRLVDLRQSALCDSHAKLFEEQEAPGSRSFFTEIIASISDIKFAKDGRYILSRDYMTLKLWDINMDSGPVATYRVHEHLRPRLCDLYENDSIFDKFECCLSGDGSRVSTGSYSNLFRVFGCAPGSTEATTLEASKNPMRRQVPTPSRPSRSIGNSITRVVRRGAENTGVDANGNSFDFTTKLLHLAWHPSENSIACAAANSLYMYYA; this is translated from the exons ATGAGCGGTGGCGATGAGGTTGTTGTAGCTCCGGAGGAACCAGTGCAACCGTTGGAGTGGAAATTCTCGCAGGTTTTTGGTGAACGTGCGGCTGGAGAGGAAGTTCAGGAAG TGGACATAATATCTGCTATTGAATTCGACAAGTCTGGTGATCATCTTGCGACCGGTGATCGTGGTGGCCGAGTAGTTCTCTTTGAGCGGACAGATTCAAAAGAT CAGCATGGATCAAGAAGTGATTTGGAGAGGATGGACTATTCTGTTAATAGGCATCCCGAGTTCCGTTACAAAACCGAGTTTCAGAGTCATGAGCCTGAG TTTGACTATCTTAAGAGCTTGgaaatagaagagaaaattaacaaaatcaaatgGTGCCAAACAGCTAACGGGGCTGTATTCCTTCTATCTACAAACgacaaaacaatcaaattttgGAAG GTTCAAGAAAAGAAGGTGAAGAAAATTTCTGACATGAATATTGACTCTTCAAAAGCAACGGGAAATGGATCTATTGCTAGTTCAAGTAATTCCAGTAGCTCTAAGCCACATCTTGCAAATGGAGGACCTTCAGATAAATCATATAGCTATCTAAGCAATGATTTCTCATTTCCACCTGGAGGCCTACCTTCGCTAAAATTACCCTCGGTA GTAGTTAGCCATGAGACCAGTCTGTTGGCTCGTTGTCGTAGAGTATATGCACATGCTCATGACTATCACATCAATTCTATTTCAAATAACAG CGATGGAGAAACTTTCATATCAGCTGATGATTTGCGAATAAATCTTTGGAACTTAGAAATTAGCAGTCAAAGTTTTAATATAGTCGATGTAAAGCCTGCAAATATGGAGGATCTGACTG AGGTTATAACATCAGCAGAATTTCACCCTACACATTGTAATACATTGGCATATAGCAGCTCAAAGGGCTCAATTCGTCTTGTTGACTTGCGGCAGTCAGCTTTATGCGATTCTCATGCCAAATT ATTTGAGGAACAGGAGGCCCCTGGGTCCAGATCCTTTTTCACTGAGATTATTGCTTCTATCTCAGATATAAAATTTGCAAAGGATGGAAGATATATACTTAGTCGCGATTACATGACTCTGAAG TTATGGGACATAAATATGGATTCTGGCCCAGTTGCAACTTACCGTGTTCACGAGCATTTAAGGCCAAGG CTATGTGATTTATACGAAAACGATTCAATTTTTGATAAGTTTGAATGTTGTCTCAGTGGTGATGGATCACGTGTTTCAACCGGGTCTTACAG CAATCTATTCCGTGTGTTTGGTTGTGCCCCTGGAAGTACTGAGGCTACAACTTTGGAAGCCAGTAAAAATCCAATGAG ACGACAAGTTCCAACGCCTTCAAGGCCTTCTAGATCAATCGGGAACAGCATCACAAGAGTTGTAAGACGCG GAGCTGAGAACACCGGTGTCGACGCAAATGGAAATTCTTTTGATTTCACAACAAAGTTACTACACTTAGCATGGCACCCAAGTGAAAACTCAATTGCTTGTGCTGCTGCAAATAGCTTATACATGTACTATGCATGA
- the LOC25500415 gene encoding serine/threonine protein phosphatase 2A 55 kDa regulatory subunit B beta isoform isoform X3 — translation MSGGDEVVVAPEEPVQPLEWKFSQVFGERAAGEEVQEVDIISAIEFDKSGDHLATGDRGGRVVLFERTDSKDQHGSRSDLERMDYSVNRHPEFRYKTEFQSHEPEFDYLKSLEIEEKINKIKWCQTANGAVFLLSTNDKTIKFWKVQEKKVKKISDMNIDSSKATGNGSIASSSNSSSSKPHLANGGPSDKSYSYLSNDFSFPPGGLPSLKLPSVVSHETSLLARCRRVYAHAHDYHINSISNNSDGETFISADDLRINLWNLEISSQSFNIVDVKPANMEDLTEVITSAEFHPTHCNTLAYSSSKGSIRLVDLRQSALCDSHAKLFEEQEAPGSRSFFTEIIASISDIKFAKDGRYILSRDYMTLKLWDINMDSGPVATYRVHEHLRPRLCDLYENDSIFDKFECCLSGDGSRVSTGSYSNLFRVFGCAPGSTEATTLEASKNPMRRQVPTPSRPSRSIGNSITRVVRRGAENTGVDANGNSFDFTTKLLHLAWHPSENSIACAAANSLYMYYA, via the exons ATGAGCGGTGGCGATGAGGTTGTTGTAGCTCCGGAGGAACCAGTGCAACCGTTGGAGTGGAAATTCTCGCAGGTTTTTGGTGAACGTGCGGCTGGAGAGGAAGTTCAGGAAG TGGACATAATATCTGCTATTGAATTCGACAAGTCTGGTGATCATCTTGCGACCGGTGATCGTGGTGGCCGAGTAGTTCTCTTTGAGCGGACAGATTCAAAAGAT CAGCATGGATCAAGAAGTGATTTGGAGAGGATGGACTATTCTGTTAATAGGCATCCCGAGTTCCGTTACAAAACCGAGTTTCAGAGTCATGAGCCTGAG TTTGACTATCTTAAGAGCTTGgaaatagaagagaaaattaacaaaatcaaatgGTGCCAAACAGCTAACGGGGCTGTATTCCTTCTATCTACAAACgacaaaacaatcaaattttgGAAG GTTCAAGAAAAGAAGGTGAAGAAAATTTCTGACATGAATATTGACTCTTCAAAAGCAACGGGAAATGGATCTATTGCTAGTTCAAGTAATTCCAGTAGCTCTAAGCCACATCTTGCAAATGGAGGACCTTCAGATAAATCATATAGCTATCTAAGCAATGATTTCTCATTTCCACCTGGAGGCCTACCTTCGCTAAAATTACCCTCG GTAGTTAGCCATGAGACCAGTCTGTTGGCTCGTTGTCGTAGAGTATATGCACATGCTCATGACTATCACATCAATTCTATTTCAAATAACAG CGATGGAGAAACTTTCATATCAGCTGATGATTTGCGAATAAATCTTTGGAACTTAGAAATTAGCAGTCAAAGTTTTAATATAGTCGATGTAAAGCCTGCAAATATGGAGGATCTGACTG AGGTTATAACATCAGCAGAATTTCACCCTACACATTGTAATACATTGGCATATAGCAGCTCAAAGGGCTCAATTCGTCTTGTTGACTTGCGGCAGTCAGCTTTATGCGATTCTCATGCCAAATT ATTTGAGGAACAGGAGGCCCCTGGGTCCAGATCCTTTTTCACTGAGATTATTGCTTCTATCTCAGATATAAAATTTGCAAAGGATGGAAGATATATACTTAGTCGCGATTACATGACTCTGAAG TTATGGGACATAAATATGGATTCTGGCCCAGTTGCAACTTACCGTGTTCACGAGCATTTAAGGCCAAGG CTATGTGATTTATACGAAAACGATTCAATTTTTGATAAGTTTGAATGTTGTCTCAGTGGTGATGGATCACGTGTTTCAACCGGGTCTTACAG CAATCTATTCCGTGTGTTTGGTTGTGCCCCTGGAAGTACTGAGGCTACAACTTTGGAAGCCAGTAAAAATCCAATGAG ACGACAAGTTCCAACGCCTTCAAGGCCTTCTAGATCAATCGGGAACAGCATCACAAGAGTTGTAAGACGCG GAGCTGAGAACACCGGTGTCGACGCAAATGGAAATTCTTTTGATTTCACAACAAAGTTACTACACTTAGCATGGCACCCAAGTGAAAACTCAATTGCTTGTGCTGCTGCAAATAGCTTATACATGTACTATGCATGA
- the LOC25500415 gene encoding serine/threonine protein phosphatase 2A 55 kDa regulatory subunit B beta isoform isoform X2: MSGGDEVVVAPEEPVQPLEWKFSQVFGERAAGEEVQEVDIISAIEFDKSGDHLATGDRGGRVVLFERTDSKDHGSRSDLERMDYSVNRHPEFRYKTEFQSHEPEFDYLKSLEIEEKINKIKWCQTANGAVFLLSTNDKTIKFWKVQEKKVKKISDMNIDSSKATGNGSIASSSNSSSSKPHLANGGPSDKSYSYLSNDFSFPPGGLPSLKLPSVVVSHETSLLARCRRVYAHAHDYHINSISNNSDGETFISADDLRINLWNLEISSQSFNIVDVKPANMEDLTEVITSAEFHPTHCNTLAYSSSKGSIRLVDLRQSALCDSHAKLFEEQEAPGSRSFFTEIIASISDIKFAKDGRYILSRDYMTLKLWDINMDSGPVATYRVHEHLRPRLCDLYENDSIFDKFECCLSGDGSRVSTGSYSNLFRVFGCAPGSTEATTLEASKNPMRRQVPTPSRPSRSIGNSITRVVRRGAENTGVDANGNSFDFTTKLLHLAWHPSENSIACAAANSLYMYYA, encoded by the exons ATGAGCGGTGGCGATGAGGTTGTTGTAGCTCCGGAGGAACCAGTGCAACCGTTGGAGTGGAAATTCTCGCAGGTTTTTGGTGAACGTGCGGCTGGAGAGGAAGTTCAGGAAG TGGACATAATATCTGCTATTGAATTCGACAAGTCTGGTGATCATCTTGCGACCGGTGATCGTGGTGGCCGAGTAGTTCTCTTTGAGCGGACAGATTCAAAAGAT CATGGATCAAGAAGTGATTTGGAGAGGATGGACTATTCTGTTAATAGGCATCCCGAGTTCCGTTACAAAACCGAGTTTCAGAGTCATGAGCCTGAG TTTGACTATCTTAAGAGCTTGgaaatagaagagaaaattaacaaaatcaaatgGTGCCAAACAGCTAACGGGGCTGTATTCCTTCTATCTACAAACgacaaaacaatcaaattttgGAAG GTTCAAGAAAAGAAGGTGAAGAAAATTTCTGACATGAATATTGACTCTTCAAAAGCAACGGGAAATGGATCTATTGCTAGTTCAAGTAATTCCAGTAGCTCTAAGCCACATCTTGCAAATGGAGGACCTTCAGATAAATCATATAGCTATCTAAGCAATGATTTCTCATTTCCACCTGGAGGCCTACCTTCGCTAAAATTACCCTCGGTA GTAGTTAGCCATGAGACCAGTCTGTTGGCTCGTTGTCGTAGAGTATATGCACATGCTCATGACTATCACATCAATTCTATTTCAAATAACAG CGATGGAGAAACTTTCATATCAGCTGATGATTTGCGAATAAATCTTTGGAACTTAGAAATTAGCAGTCAAAGTTTTAATATAGTCGATGTAAAGCCTGCAAATATGGAGGATCTGACTG AGGTTATAACATCAGCAGAATTTCACCCTACACATTGTAATACATTGGCATATAGCAGCTCAAAGGGCTCAATTCGTCTTGTTGACTTGCGGCAGTCAGCTTTATGCGATTCTCATGCCAAATT ATTTGAGGAACAGGAGGCCCCTGGGTCCAGATCCTTTTTCACTGAGATTATTGCTTCTATCTCAGATATAAAATTTGCAAAGGATGGAAGATATATACTTAGTCGCGATTACATGACTCTGAAG TTATGGGACATAAATATGGATTCTGGCCCAGTTGCAACTTACCGTGTTCACGAGCATTTAAGGCCAAGG CTATGTGATTTATACGAAAACGATTCAATTTTTGATAAGTTTGAATGTTGTCTCAGTGGTGATGGATCACGTGTTTCAACCGGGTCTTACAG CAATCTATTCCGTGTGTTTGGTTGTGCCCCTGGAAGTACTGAGGCTACAACTTTGGAAGCCAGTAAAAATCCAATGAG ACGACAAGTTCCAACGCCTTCAAGGCCTTCTAGATCAATCGGGAACAGCATCACAAGAGTTGTAAGACGCG GAGCTGAGAACACCGGTGTCGACGCAAATGGAAATTCTTTTGATTTCACAACAAAGTTACTACACTTAGCATGGCACCCAAGTGAAAACTCAATTGCTTGTGCTGCTGCAAATAGCTTATACATGTACTATGCATGA
- the LOC25500415 gene encoding serine/threonine protein phosphatase 2A 55 kDa regulatory subunit B beta isoform isoform X4, giving the protein MSGGDEVVVAPEEPVQPLEWKFSQVFGERAAGEEVQEVDIISAIEFDKSGDHLATGDRGGRVVLFERTDSKDHGSRSDLERMDYSVNRHPEFRYKTEFQSHEPEFDYLKSLEIEEKINKIKWCQTANGAVFLLSTNDKTIKFWKVQEKKVKKISDMNIDSSKATGNGSIASSSNSSSSKPHLANGGPSDKSYSYLSNDFSFPPGGLPSLKLPSVVSHETSLLARCRRVYAHAHDYHINSISNNSDGETFISADDLRINLWNLEISSQSFNIVDVKPANMEDLTEVITSAEFHPTHCNTLAYSSSKGSIRLVDLRQSALCDSHAKLFEEQEAPGSRSFFTEIIASISDIKFAKDGRYILSRDYMTLKLWDINMDSGPVATYRVHEHLRPRLCDLYENDSIFDKFECCLSGDGSRVSTGSYSNLFRVFGCAPGSTEATTLEASKNPMRRQVPTPSRPSRSIGNSITRVVRRGAENTGVDANGNSFDFTTKLLHLAWHPSENSIACAAANSLYMYYA; this is encoded by the exons ATGAGCGGTGGCGATGAGGTTGTTGTAGCTCCGGAGGAACCAGTGCAACCGTTGGAGTGGAAATTCTCGCAGGTTTTTGGTGAACGTGCGGCTGGAGAGGAAGTTCAGGAAG TGGACATAATATCTGCTATTGAATTCGACAAGTCTGGTGATCATCTTGCGACCGGTGATCGTGGTGGCCGAGTAGTTCTCTTTGAGCGGACAGATTCAAAAGAT CATGGATCAAGAAGTGATTTGGAGAGGATGGACTATTCTGTTAATAGGCATCCCGAGTTCCGTTACAAAACCGAGTTTCAGAGTCATGAGCCTGAG TTTGACTATCTTAAGAGCTTGgaaatagaagagaaaattaacaaaatcaaatgGTGCCAAACAGCTAACGGGGCTGTATTCCTTCTATCTACAAACgacaaaacaatcaaattttgGAAG GTTCAAGAAAAGAAGGTGAAGAAAATTTCTGACATGAATATTGACTCTTCAAAAGCAACGGGAAATGGATCTATTGCTAGTTCAAGTAATTCCAGTAGCTCTAAGCCACATCTTGCAAATGGAGGACCTTCAGATAAATCATATAGCTATCTAAGCAATGATTTCTCATTTCCACCTGGAGGCCTACCTTCGCTAAAATTACCCTCG GTAGTTAGCCATGAGACCAGTCTGTTGGCTCGTTGTCGTAGAGTATATGCACATGCTCATGACTATCACATCAATTCTATTTCAAATAACAG CGATGGAGAAACTTTCATATCAGCTGATGATTTGCGAATAAATCTTTGGAACTTAGAAATTAGCAGTCAAAGTTTTAATATAGTCGATGTAAAGCCTGCAAATATGGAGGATCTGACTG AGGTTATAACATCAGCAGAATTTCACCCTACACATTGTAATACATTGGCATATAGCAGCTCAAAGGGCTCAATTCGTCTTGTTGACTTGCGGCAGTCAGCTTTATGCGATTCTCATGCCAAATT ATTTGAGGAACAGGAGGCCCCTGGGTCCAGATCCTTTTTCACTGAGATTATTGCTTCTATCTCAGATATAAAATTTGCAAAGGATGGAAGATATATACTTAGTCGCGATTACATGACTCTGAAG TTATGGGACATAAATATGGATTCTGGCCCAGTTGCAACTTACCGTGTTCACGAGCATTTAAGGCCAAGG CTATGTGATTTATACGAAAACGATTCAATTTTTGATAAGTTTGAATGTTGTCTCAGTGGTGATGGATCACGTGTTTCAACCGGGTCTTACAG CAATCTATTCCGTGTGTTTGGTTGTGCCCCTGGAAGTACTGAGGCTACAACTTTGGAAGCCAGTAAAAATCCAATGAG ACGACAAGTTCCAACGCCTTCAAGGCCTTCTAGATCAATCGGGAACAGCATCACAAGAGTTGTAAGACGCG GAGCTGAGAACACCGGTGTCGACGCAAATGGAAATTCTTTTGATTTCACAACAAAGTTACTACACTTAGCATGGCACCCAAGTGAAAACTCAATTGCTTGTGCTGCTGCAAATAGCTTATACATGTACTATGCATGA